In Candidatus Contubernalis alkalaceticus, the genomic window ATCTTCAAAAGCTAATCTACTTCCCCGTTCCTCAATTTCATTCTTTACCACAAATTATGACACCCTTATGGAAGATGCATTAGCCCTTGAAAAATTTAATGTAAATGATGGGTTTAATGGCGCCGCTATCGGATTTTGGGATCCGGAAGTGTCTTTCAATACGAGTCCAGGTATTAATATTATTAAGCTTCATGGTTCTGTTGATTGGATCAAAGATACAAAAGATGGAATGATCCGTAATCGATATGGTGTAAATTATTTAGATCACTCTTCATGCGTCATAATTTATCCCCAAGCTACAAAATATATAGAAACACAAAAAGATCCGTTTGCGGCACTTTTCACAAAATTTAGAGAACAACTACATTCCCCTTTAGAGCATGTTACTATATTTGCAGGGTATAGTTTCGGAGATTATCATATAAATTCAGAAATAGAAATAGCTCTGAAATCTATTGGGAACAAAACAACATTAATTGTGTTTATTGATGATATAAATGAAGTATTATCAACTTGGCTTAAAGAACAAACAATTGCAAATAAAATATTTATAGCAACTAAAAAAGGTATATATCATGGTTCTGATACACTTATCTACAAAAGGGAAGAGGATACGTTAAACTGGTGGAAATTTAGCGAATTAATAAATTTCCTAAAGGATGGTGAACCATTATGATTTTGTTTAAAGAACACAATGATTTAAAAATAGGTAAAATAATCGAGGTAAACGGCAATTCAATAAAAGTTGAACTGGACAACAAACTAGGTAACTTGAGCAGAACTATAGATGGTAGAGTTTATTCTATTGGTCAGATGGCAAGTGTTATAAAAATCCATTTTGGTAGAAAAGTAATATTTGGATTTGTAAAAATGCTCAGAATGAGCTCGGAGGTTGACTTAATAGACGAAAAAAAGATAAGCCCCTCGGATGACTCTCGAATATTGGAAGCAGATTTATTTGGTGAAGCTTTCTGGAGTGAATCAAAAAGCAAATTAAGTTTCAATAGAGGTGTTGAAACTTACCCTTTACCATTGCAATATGCTTATCTGACAACAAAAGATGAATTAGAAAAAATCTATCAGTCGGCGGAAAAGGCAGCAGAAAGTCATCTTGACCCAATGCTTTCTATAGGTACTTATGTTGGAGCAAATTCAGCAGTTTGTAGAGCTAATATGGACAAGTTGTTTGGAAATCATTGTGCGATATTAGGTTCAACAGGATCTGGTAAATCAGCGACAGTTGCAGCTATTCTTCATTCTGTTATTGAATATAAATATGAGACTGACAAATCGCTTTCACCAAGAATAATACTTATAGATCCTCATGGTGAATATGCAAAAGCATTTCCAAATGATGCGATAGTTTACCGGGCATATTCCGAATCATCTGCTGGTGGTGAAGCTACAACAGAATTGAAGTTACCTTATTGGTTGATGTCTGGAGATGAATTTCGTTCCATAATTATTGGCAAAACAGAGCATGAAGCAACCTCGCAAAATAATATTGTATATGAGGCGCTTACTTATGCGCGTATGGTACAAGCTGGAGTTGTCAAGTCATTAGATAATCCCGATGGTGACCAAATCCCAGATTTGGTTGAAGGAAAAATTGAAGACGATAGATCAAATTTTGATAGGGATAAACCATTGGCCTTTAAAATGGGAGAACTCATCAAGCATATTGAACAGGTTCAAGGTAGGAAAACCGGTAAAAAAGATTCAAGAACAGCTTCCGATTCTATTTGGCAAAGAGTCGACTCTGTATTAAAAAAGATACGTGTCCTTAAAGCCAATCCGCAATTAAAGTTTCTAATGGAAGAATACTCCACCGATTCACCATCAATTAATAAAGTATTAGCGCAATTCATTGGGCAGGTTCCTGATTGTGAGAATAAGAATATACGTATTATTGATATTTCTGGCCTTCCGAATGAAATTTCAGGACCGCTCACAGCTGTTATTGCTCGATTGCTTTTTCAATATAAACTGTGGCAAACTCCCGAAGAAAGAAAAATGGATCCTATATTAATAGCTTGTGAAGAAGCTCATAAATATGTACCGAACCAAGGTGAAGCACAATACAAAGAAGCACAGGAATCGATCAGGAGAATAGCTAAAGAAGGACGTAAATATGGAATTGGACTCATGCTTATTTCACAGAGACCGTCTGACGTAGAAAGTACTGTTTTATCCCAATGCAATTCATGGATTGTGTTAAGATTAACAAACTCAAGAGATCAGGAGCAGGTTGCGAGATTCTTACCAGATAGCCTATCTGGGCTTACAAGAATTTTATCGTCTTTAACAAGACGTGAAGCGGTGTTTGTAGGTGAAGCAGCAGCATTACCAAGCAGAATAAAAATCAGGGAACTTAACCAGGACCAATTACCGGATTCGGCAGATATTTCATTTATTGAAGGTTGGGTAAATGCTCTTCATGATAACGAAAAGTTGCAAGAGGTAACAAATCGTTGGACAGGGCAGTAAAAAACAAAGAATGCACTTACAAAACATAACTTTAATACGGTTGTTTCTAATATAAAATTATACTAAATCTGTGTTTGTTTTGTTCGGAAATTCCGTCTCTTGCCCCTCGGGCAATTTCCCAAATTTCCTAAACGGGGCCCAGTCCCCAGTCCCCTTCTGGGACGAAATGGAAGGGCTCTGAAGTGACTTCCGTTCCGACCGAGCAACTCCCTTTAGGGAACTGCAGAGCCCGCATGACAGCTTATCTGATAAGTCAGTACCATGATATGGGCTTTCCAGTTTTGGAAGAGGGTCATGAAGGAGAAGCATTCGAAATAACCTATTTAACCTGGTCTTCCAGTTAATCGATATCATTATATTTATACCATAGCGTTTTACGGCACTGGTGCCCGGGAGTTTCCGGCCCTTGCCCCTTGGCAATTTCCAGAAACTCCCTCTCAGGGTCAGTCCCCCCACAACTTTAAAGCACTAAAGTATTTTTCTTTTTGTAAATATTTAATACTCTTGTGCTTATTCCGGCTAAATGGGACACCAGTTCCACCAGAATTGGACAAACCGTTTTGGAAAGATAAGAACAAAGGGTTTCGATAGCCCTTTATTAGGAGATTCTAGAAAATTACGAAAACAGGGGCCGAATTTTTACAGCGGAATATGTATTGATACTCGTATTCACTCTTAACATGCACCCTGGTCTGGAGGATATTAAGTAATGGACAAGGTGATCCGAAAGGGAATCGTTCAGATTCTCAGGAGAAACAAGAATTTACTAAGAATTCCCATACGTCAGAAAGCCAAGTTTGAAGGCTGGCTTAAATTTGAGCTTGCTCATTACCTCGAAGCAATAGGTATGAAAAGTGTCGAGGTTGAGTCTAAGGCTTGGCGCCGCCGGGATAGAACGGACATAACATTCTTTTATGGTGGGGAACCTTACAGTGTAGAATTAAAGACGCCAAATACTAATTGGAGAGTTGAAGGTGTAAATTCTAATGTCCGACCAATTACGAAAAATATTCAGTCTATCATCGATGACGCAATTAAGCTTAATTCCCCCAATGGGATTGTTGGTTTTGTTCTCTTTCCAATCCCAAGATGCGACAATCGTTGGAAAGTATATTTGAATCGCATCAACGATAACATCAATTTGGGATTGAGTAAAGATGAAAACTGTGAGTTAGTTGATATTCGCATTGATGCAGTTAACAAATGCAGCCTAGTTGTCTGCACGTTTAAGTCGAAGCGATTCTGCAATTGGCCTTGAGGATCAGGTGATTTTCGTTGAAATTGATTGTTGTTCCATGCCACGGTATTAAAAGGAATCTGCAGTTGTTCTGGAAACTAAATATCATTTATATAGCGGGAAAAAAGGTTAACTAAGTAACTTAAGTATCATATAGAGATAGGATGATATAATCACCAAATGTCGTTCAAAAAGCTGACCCTAAAAAACTGATTTTAAATTTAAATAAATGGGGTTGTAAGTGTATGAATAATATTAATAAAATTTATAGAGGTTATGAATACCAAATTGATGTAAGTGTATGGTGTGCTTTGCATCTGATTTTCGAGAGAGAAAAAGCAGAATATATTGAAATTGAACCAGCTTCACTGGAGGATATAGAAGCTGAATTTAAGATAGAATCAGATAAAAGTGAAGTAATTGCTACAACCCCTGGTAAAAAACTGATAGTTCAAGTTAAAAGCAAGTCAAATGGACCATGGGCTATTGTTGAAGTATCTAATATTCTAATAAAGTCAAAGAGTAATACAAAACCAAATAAATTATTACGAGTTAGCCCTATTGCACTTATGCAAAAAAATGAGGAATGTATTTATGTTCTAGTTACTGATGCCGATGTATCGAAAGATTTGCAACCTTTTTGTGTGCCGCAAATTGGAGATTTCTCGAAAGCAAAAGAATTTCCAGGCACAATTAAAAGAAAACTTAATCCAACGGTGGAAAATATTATTTTAGCTCATCGTTTTACCATTTTTTCAAAATTCACCTGGGATTATGCTAATAAACTATCTGAAGATATTTTACGTAAATTTGGAAATGTACCAATGCAATTTATTGTGGATTGCCGGCAAGAGATTGCAGAATCAGTAAGGAAAAGGCTACTAGGAAAATCTTCACGTAGATTAACTAAAACAGATATAGAAGATATTATAAAAAAATTTCAGGGATTGCCTCAACCAAATATTTTTTTAAATTATCATGTAATGCCACATGAACATACCCAAGCAAGAAAAATTCTCAATAAATATTATGCTATATTGATTTATGGTGAACCCGGAGTGGGAAAAAGTCTTTTTGCTGAAGCTTTAGCTTATGAATATAAAAAGCAAGAAATTCCATTTCAGGTTGTTACAGAATTGGACATGCCAAGAGGAATCTTGGATGCTTTTAATAGTGGAATGCCGGTTATTGCACATTTGGATGATCCTTGGGGAAGAATAACTCCTGGTCAAACTGCTGTGGAATGGTGTAATAGTATTGTAAACCTATTAAGACAAACAAGAGAGGATAGAAGGATAATTATTGTTTCTCGTGAGTCAGTTTTAGAAGATGTTTATCCCCTGGACAGTTTACCGATAGAACTTAAACGAATAGCGTTTAGGATTGATAAGGATTCTTATTCGGAAAAACAAAGGATTAAAATGATTGAAAGGCGATTAAAATATCTTCCAAATAGCAGTTTAAATCATAGAAAATTTATTAGAGAAAACTTGAGGGATATTTTAGATTCGCTTACTTATCCGGTAGAAATTATAGCTGTTATAGAAAGAATTAGTGAACAAGTGCCTCAGAATTATAAAGAATTCCAATTAACTCTAGAGAAATGCAAACAAGAAAATTTAATTCAAACTTATGTCGATGAACTCTGTTCAAAACCTTACAATCAAAAGTTGGCAGTAATACTGGCTTGGGTTCTTACTCGTACTTCACCAGAAAAATGGCAAGAAGATAGCGAAACTTTTAGAGAGTGGATAACACATTCCAATATTAGGCTATCGGAAGGGATTCCTGTAACCTCAACAATTAAATACCTTTTGAATATAGGATGGTTGAAAGTTGATGAGTATCGAGGATTATGCTTACGGGATCCACGTATTGAGCAGGCTATTGATGGGTTTTTTAATCGATATTCTGATGAGTGTAAAGATATTATAAAGATAATATTTAATAATTTGTTAGAATGCGATAGAGTATCTGACATCTTACGAATGATAGAAGGGCTCATCACTCAAAAGCTGCGAC contains:
- a CDS encoding SIR2 family protein, producing the protein MDLFEEKVEELNKHLACENQNWIFGAGISYEANIPLMKTLTKRVENLLPEGVLKEMYNNITDDLPDDYHIEHVLSHIGDFITLSERSKHSSVELKNKTYSTEELVSLHFELVSQIGITIRYGYTEAANGIPERIGSIENPIVDIKNHRNFVKALVSSKANLLPRSSISFFTTNYDTLMEDALALEKFNVNDGFNGAAIGFWDPEVSFNTSPGINIIKLHGSVDWIKDTKDGMIRNRYGVNYLDHSSCVIIYPQATKYIETQKDPFAALFTKFREQLHSPLEHVTIFAGYSFGDYHINSEIEIALKSIGNKTTLIVFIDDINEVLSTWLKEQTIANKIFIATKKGIYHGSDTLIYKREEDTLNWWKFSELINFLKDGEPL
- a CDS encoding ATP-binding protein encodes the protein MILFKEHNDLKIGKIIEVNGNSIKVELDNKLGNLSRTIDGRVYSIGQMASVIKIHFGRKVIFGFVKMLRMSSEVDLIDEKKISPSDDSRILEADLFGEAFWSESKSKLSFNRGVETYPLPLQYAYLTTKDELEKIYQSAEKAAESHLDPMLSIGTYVGANSAVCRANMDKLFGNHCAILGSTGSGKSATVAAILHSVIEYKYETDKSLSPRIILIDPHGEYAKAFPNDAIVYRAYSESSAGGEATTELKLPYWLMSGDEFRSIIIGKTEHEATSQNNIVYEALTYARMVQAGVVKSLDNPDGDQIPDLVEGKIEDDRSNFDRDKPLAFKMGELIKHIEQVQGRKTGKKDSRTASDSIWQRVDSVLKKIRVLKANPQLKFLMEEYSTDSPSINKVLAQFIGQVPDCENKNIRIIDISGLPNEISGPLTAVIARLLFQYKLWQTPEERKMDPILIACEEAHKYVPNQGEAQYKEAQESIRRIAKEGRKYGIGLMLISQRPSDVESTVLSQCNSWIVLRLTNSRDQEQVARFLPDSLSGLTRILSSLTRREAVFVGEAAALPSRIKIRELNQDQLPDSADISFIEGWVNALHDNEKLQEVTNRWTGQ